A stretch of Acropora palmata chromosome 9, jaAcrPala1.3, whole genome shotgun sequence DNA encodes these proteins:
- the LOC141892262 gene encoding uncharacterized protein LOC141892262: MKVSNHLRSMMLKKRLKGSPGKRQDMNQIHLILPVLRQNTRIPRRGPYKAKDIFSIRDKSKDEIQGPLDIWWNFNKQGLFLASHDAASKNTTHQWACIYPLRVPRGACIESPETFFRVAKISLYLH, from the exons ATGAAGGTCAGTAATCATCTCAGATCAATGATGTTAAAGAAAAG GTTGAAAGGCTCCCCAGGGAAGCGGCAAGACATG aATCAAATACACCTAATTTTACCTGTTTTAAGGCAAAACACAAGAATTCCAAGAAGAGGGCCGTATAAAGCGAAAGACATCTTTTCCATTCGAGATAAGTCCAAGGATGAAATCCAAGGGCCTCTCGATATTTGGTGGAATTTTAACAAACAGGGACTTTTTTTGGCATCCCATGATGCAGCGTCCAAAAATACCACCCATCAGTGGGCATGTATATACCCACTACGAGTGCCCAGGGGCGCGTGtatcgaaagtcccgaaactttctTTCGGGTGGCAAAAATATCTTTGTATCTTCATTAG
- the LOC141892260 gene encoding uncharacterized protein LOC141892260 isoform X2: MTIITDHFSKRPVTLNEGNTNATIRWHFVLVYLTFHSLTISFEGQVIAGIKSSKQGPEPGFENQFGINWIVSQNLVTLTIFNSTTDVNGVFTCEVSTERGFGTFQFSSSVEVNIVAPPSNIVTPSDQNVKPPAELTLNCSANGKPKPTVTWTRVSDNSVVPIKPKLLITGGKDAGTYRCTADNGVGNPLHKDVKVNVLLPPKVTLPKRVLVGREQTATLICEVEGNPKPNISWSGCDQPNHLCDKQYLSVLKVQNPCTNYTCTGRNYLGSDSATTVLIIGGNRAYIRLSTCGECEDKDSIWETLENKLSEVFANTQSYIGAKEIHVSSRSGSLIFDVVLNFKSVVTDGDIISSIQTIIKDGKLGNLRVNVSFIIGNTPVEQPTTGVLKISPPESHGSTWLIIGVVLGSVALVALIVFIYCVCKKMLWTGTKDSNQFVTAVVQ, encoded by the exons atgacaataataacagATCATTTTAGCAAAAGACCGGTAACACTGAATGAGGGAAACACCAATGCTACCATTAGGTGGCATTTTGTTTTAGTGTATTTGACGTTTCATTCCTTGACTATATCGTTTGAAGGGCAAGTCATTGCAGGCATTAAGTCTTCCAAACAAGGGCCAGAACCTGGGTTTGAAAATCAGTTTGGCATCAACTGGATTGTGAGCCAAAACTTGGTGACATTGACAATATTCAACTCAACAACCGATGTAAATGGCGTATTTACATGTGAAGTTAGCACTGAGAGAGGATTTGgcacttttcagttttcaagcaGTGTCGAAGTTAATATTGTTG CTCCTCCTAGTAACATTGTCACCCCAAGTGATCAAAATGTAAAACCACCAGCTGAGTTGACGTTAAACTGCTCAGCTAatggaaaaccaaaaccaacagTTACCTGGACAAGAGTCTCTGATAACAGTGTTGTCCCTATTAAGCCTAAATTGCTCATAACTGGAGGAAAAGATGCAGGAACTTACAGATGCACTGCTGATAATGGTGTTGGAAATCCTCTGCACAAGGATGTGAAAGTTAATGTTCTGC tTCCTCCCAAGGTTACACTTCCAAAGAGAGTTTTGGTTGGCCGAGAACAGACTGCAACACTAATCTGTGAAGTGGAAGGAAACCCAAAACCTAATATTTCCTGGAGTGGTTGTGATCAACCCAATCATCTGTGTGACAAACAATACCTGAGTGTTTTAAAAGTGCAGAATCCATGTACCAATTACACTTGTACAGGGAGGAATTATCTTGGAAGTGATTCAGCTACCACAGTTCTCA TTATAGGAGGGAATAGGGCGTACATTAGACTGAGTACATGTGGTGAATGTGAAGACAAAGATTCTATTTGGGAGACACTTGAGAATAAG CTTTCAGAGGTCTTTGCAAATACTCAAAGTTATATTGGAGCAAAAGAGATACATGTAAG ttCTAGGTCTGGAAGCCTAATCTTTGATGTGGTCTTAAACTTCAAAAGCGTAGTTACAGATGGTGATATTATTTCATCAATTCAAACTATCATTAAGGATGGAAAACTTGGAAACTTGCGAGTGAATGTATCATTTATCATTGGAAATACACCTGTTGAACAACCTACAACTGGAGTCCTGAAAATCTCTCCTCCAGAATCACATG GTAGCACTTGGCTTATCATTGGTGTCGTCTTGGGAAGTGTTGCCTTAGTAGCactcattgtttttatttactgTGTTTGCAAGAAGATGTTGTGGACTGGAACAAAGG ATTCAAACCAGTTCGTTACGGCTGTGGTGCAGTGA
- the LOC141892260 gene encoding uncharacterized protein LOC141892260 isoform X1: MTIITDHFSKRPVTLNEGNTNATIRWHFVLVYLTFHSLTISFEGQVIAGIKSSKQGPEPGFENQFGINWIVSQNLVTLTIFNSTTDVNGVFTCEVSTERGFGTFQFSSSVEVNIVAPPSNIVTPSDQNVKPPAELTLNCSANGKPKPTVTWTRVSDNSVVPIKPKLLITGGKDAGTYRCTADNGVGNPLHKDVKVNVLLPPKVTLPKRVLVGREQTATLICEVEGNPKPNISWSGCDQPNHLCDKQYLSVLKVQNPCTNYTCTGRNYLGSDSATTVLIIGGNRAYIRLSTCGECEDKDSIWETLENKLSEVFANTQSYIGAKEIHVSSRSGSLIFDVVLNFKSVVTDGDIISSIQTIIKDGKLGNLRVNVSFIIGNTPVEQPTTGVLKISPPESHGSTWLIIGVVLGSVALVALIVFIYCVCKKMLWTGTKGFVTSQNLSFRSFTYLTCTCYELNARLFCIRAQLVCYNLTKSL; encoded by the exons atgacaataataacagATCATTTTAGCAAAAGACCGGTAACACTGAATGAGGGAAACACCAATGCTACCATTAGGTGGCATTTTGTTTTAGTGTATTTGACGTTTCATTCCTTGACTATATCGTTTGAAGGGCAAGTCATTGCAGGCATTAAGTCTTCCAAACAAGGGCCAGAACCTGGGTTTGAAAATCAGTTTGGCATCAACTGGATTGTGAGCCAAAACTTGGTGACATTGACAATATTCAACTCAACAACCGATGTAAATGGCGTATTTACATGTGAAGTTAGCACTGAGAGAGGATTTGgcacttttcagttttcaagcaGTGTCGAAGTTAATATTGTTG CTCCTCCTAGTAACATTGTCACCCCAAGTGATCAAAATGTAAAACCACCAGCTGAGTTGACGTTAAACTGCTCAGCTAatggaaaaccaaaaccaacagTTACCTGGACAAGAGTCTCTGATAACAGTGTTGTCCCTATTAAGCCTAAATTGCTCATAACTGGAGGAAAAGATGCAGGAACTTACAGATGCACTGCTGATAATGGTGTTGGAAATCCTCTGCACAAGGATGTGAAAGTTAATGTTCTGC tTCCTCCCAAGGTTACACTTCCAAAGAGAGTTTTGGTTGGCCGAGAACAGACTGCAACACTAATCTGTGAAGTGGAAGGAAACCCAAAACCTAATATTTCCTGGAGTGGTTGTGATCAACCCAATCATCTGTGTGACAAACAATACCTGAGTGTTTTAAAAGTGCAGAATCCATGTACCAATTACACTTGTACAGGGAGGAATTATCTTGGAAGTGATTCAGCTACCACAGTTCTCA TTATAGGAGGGAATAGGGCGTACATTAGACTGAGTACATGTGGTGAATGTGAAGACAAAGATTCTATTTGGGAGACACTTGAGAATAAG CTTTCAGAGGTCTTTGCAAATACTCAAAGTTATATTGGAGCAAAAGAGATACATGTAAG ttCTAGGTCTGGAAGCCTAATCTTTGATGTGGTCTTAAACTTCAAAAGCGTAGTTACAGATGGTGATATTATTTCATCAATTCAAACTATCATTAAGGATGGAAAACTTGGAAACTTGCGAGTGAATGTATCATTTATCATTGGAAATACACCTGTTGAACAACCTACAACTGGAGTCCTGAAAATCTCTCCTCCAGAATCACATG GTAGCACTTGGCTTATCATTGGTGTCGTCTTGGGAAGTGTTGCCTTAGTAGCactcattgtttttatttactgTGTTTGCAAGAAGATGTTGTGGACTGGAACAAAGG gaTTTGTGACATCTCAGAATCTTTCGTTTCGCTCCTTCACTTATCTGACATGTACATGCTATGAACTGAATGCAAGACTGTTTTGTATCAGAGctcaacttgtttgttacAATCTCACAAAGTCTTTGTAG
- the LOC141892260 gene encoding uncharacterized protein LOC141892260 isoform X6 encodes MTIITDHFSKRPVTLNEGNTNATIRWHFVLVYLTFHSLTISFEGQVIAGIKSSKQGPEPGFENQFGINWIVSQNLVTLTIFNSTTDVNGVFTCEVSTERGFGTFQFSSSVEVNIVVPPKVTLPKRVLVGREQTATLICEVEGNPKPNISWSGCDQPNHLCDKQYLSVLKVQNPCTNYTCTGRNYLGSDSATTVLIIGGNRAYIRLSTCGECEDKDSIWETLENKLSEVFANTQSYIGAKEIHVSSRSGSLIFDVVLNFKSVVTDGDIISSIQTIIKDGKLGNLRVNVSFIIGNTPVEQPTTGVLKISPPESHGSTWLIIGVVLGSVALVALIVFIYCVCKKMLWTGTKGFVTSQNLSFRSFTYLTCTCYELNARLFCIRAQLVCYNLTKSL; translated from the exons atgacaataataacagATCATTTTAGCAAAAGACCGGTAACACTGAATGAGGGAAACACCAATGCTACCATTAGGTGGCATTTTGTTTTAGTGTATTTGACGTTTCATTCCTTGACTATATCGTTTGAAGGGCAAGTCATTGCAGGCATTAAGTCTTCCAAACAAGGGCCAGAACCTGGGTTTGAAAATCAGTTTGGCATCAACTGGATTGTGAGCCAAAACTTGGTGACATTGACAATATTCAACTCAACAACCGATGTAAATGGCGTATTTACATGTGAAGTTAGCACTGAGAGAGGATTTGgcacttttcagttttcaagcaGTGTCGAAGTTAATATTGTTG tTCCTCCCAAGGTTACACTTCCAAAGAGAGTTTTGGTTGGCCGAGAACAGACTGCAACACTAATCTGTGAAGTGGAAGGAAACCCAAAACCTAATATTTCCTGGAGTGGTTGTGATCAACCCAATCATCTGTGTGACAAACAATACCTGAGTGTTTTAAAAGTGCAGAATCCATGTACCAATTACACTTGTACAGGGAGGAATTATCTTGGAAGTGATTCAGCTACCACAGTTCTCA TTATAGGAGGGAATAGGGCGTACATTAGACTGAGTACATGTGGTGAATGTGAAGACAAAGATTCTATTTGGGAGACACTTGAGAATAAG CTTTCAGAGGTCTTTGCAAATACTCAAAGTTATATTGGAGCAAAAGAGATACATGTAAG ttCTAGGTCTGGAAGCCTAATCTTTGATGTGGTCTTAAACTTCAAAAGCGTAGTTACAGATGGTGATATTATTTCATCAATTCAAACTATCATTAAGGATGGAAAACTTGGAAACTTGCGAGTGAATGTATCATTTATCATTGGAAATACACCTGTTGAACAACCTACAACTGGAGTCCTGAAAATCTCTCCTCCAGAATCACATG GTAGCACTTGGCTTATCATTGGTGTCGTCTTGGGAAGTGTTGCCTTAGTAGCactcattgtttttatttactgTGTTTGCAAGAAGATGTTGTGGACTGGAACAAAGG gaTTTGTGACATCTCAGAATCTTTCGTTTCGCTCCTTCACTTATCTGACATGTACATGCTATGAACTGAATGCAAGACTGTTTTGTATCAGAGctcaacttgtttgttacAATCTCACAAAGTCTTTGTAG
- the LOC141892260 gene encoding neuronal growth regulator 1-like isoform X3, producing the protein MTIITDHFSKRPVTLNEGNTNATIRWHFVLVYLTFHSLTISFEGQVIAGIKSSKQGPEPGFENQFGINWIVSQNLVTLTIFNSTTDVNGVFTCEVSTERGFGTFQFSSSVEVNIVAPPSNIVTPSDQNVKPPAELTLNCSANGKPKPTVTWTRVSDNSVVPIKPKLLITGGKDAGTYRCTADNGVGNPLHKDVKVNVLLPPKVTLPKRVLVGREQTATLICEVEGNPKPNISWSGCDQPNHLCDKQYLSVLKVQNPCTNYTCTGRNYLGSDSATTVLIIGGNRAYIRLSTCGECEDKDSIWETLENKLSEVFANTQSYIGAKEIHVSSRSGSLIFDVVLNFKSVVTDGDIISSIQTIIKDGKLGNLRVNVSFIIGNTPVEQPTTGVLKISPPESHGSTWLIIGVVLGSVALVALIVFIYCVCKKMLWTGTKAVATD; encoded by the exons atgacaataataacagATCATTTTAGCAAAAGACCGGTAACACTGAATGAGGGAAACACCAATGCTACCATTAGGTGGCATTTTGTTTTAGTGTATTTGACGTTTCATTCCTTGACTATATCGTTTGAAGGGCAAGTCATTGCAGGCATTAAGTCTTCCAAACAAGGGCCAGAACCTGGGTTTGAAAATCAGTTTGGCATCAACTGGATTGTGAGCCAAAACTTGGTGACATTGACAATATTCAACTCAACAACCGATGTAAATGGCGTATTTACATGTGAAGTTAGCACTGAGAGAGGATTTGgcacttttcagttttcaagcaGTGTCGAAGTTAATATTGTTG CTCCTCCTAGTAACATTGTCACCCCAAGTGATCAAAATGTAAAACCACCAGCTGAGTTGACGTTAAACTGCTCAGCTAatggaaaaccaaaaccaacagTTACCTGGACAAGAGTCTCTGATAACAGTGTTGTCCCTATTAAGCCTAAATTGCTCATAACTGGAGGAAAAGATGCAGGAACTTACAGATGCACTGCTGATAATGGTGTTGGAAATCCTCTGCACAAGGATGTGAAAGTTAATGTTCTGC tTCCTCCCAAGGTTACACTTCCAAAGAGAGTTTTGGTTGGCCGAGAACAGACTGCAACACTAATCTGTGAAGTGGAAGGAAACCCAAAACCTAATATTTCCTGGAGTGGTTGTGATCAACCCAATCATCTGTGTGACAAACAATACCTGAGTGTTTTAAAAGTGCAGAATCCATGTACCAATTACACTTGTACAGGGAGGAATTATCTTGGAAGTGATTCAGCTACCACAGTTCTCA TTATAGGAGGGAATAGGGCGTACATTAGACTGAGTACATGTGGTGAATGTGAAGACAAAGATTCTATTTGGGAGACACTTGAGAATAAG CTTTCAGAGGTCTTTGCAAATACTCAAAGTTATATTGGAGCAAAAGAGATACATGTAAG ttCTAGGTCTGGAAGCCTAATCTTTGATGTGGTCTTAAACTTCAAAAGCGTAGTTACAGATGGTGATATTATTTCATCAATTCAAACTATCATTAAGGATGGAAAACTTGGAAACTTGCGAGTGAATGTATCATTTATCATTGGAAATACACCTGTTGAACAACCTACAACTGGAGTCCTGAAAATCTCTCCTCCAGAATCACATG GTAGCACTTGGCTTATCATTGGTGTCGTCTTGGGAAGTGTTGCCTTAGTAGCactcattgtttttatttactgTGTTTGCAAGAAGATGTTGTGGACTGGAACAAAGG ccGTTGCTACTGATTGA
- the LOC141892260 gene encoding opioid-binding protein/cell adhesion molecule-like isoform X5 — MTIITDHFSKRPVTLNEGNTNATIRWHFVLVYLTFHSLTISFEGQVIAGIKSSKQGPEPGFENQFGINWIVSQNLVTLTIFNSTTDVNGVFTCEVSTERGFGTFQFSSSVEVNIVAPPSNIVTPSDQNVKPPAELTLNCSANGKPKPTVTWTRVSDNSVVPIKPKLLITGGKDAGTYRCTADNGVGNPLHKDVKVNVLLPPKVTLPKRVLVGREQTATLICEVEGNPKPNISWSGCDQPNHLCDKQYLSVLKVQNPCTNYTCTGRNYLGSDSATTVLIIGGNRAYIRLSTCGECEDKDSIWETLENKLSEVFANTQSYIGAKEIHVSSRSGSLIFDVVLNFKSVVTDGSTWLIIGVVLGSVALVALIVFIYCVCKKMLWTGTKDSNQFVTAVVQ, encoded by the exons atgacaataataacagATCATTTTAGCAAAAGACCGGTAACACTGAATGAGGGAAACACCAATGCTACCATTAGGTGGCATTTTGTTTTAGTGTATTTGACGTTTCATTCCTTGACTATATCGTTTGAAGGGCAAGTCATTGCAGGCATTAAGTCTTCCAAACAAGGGCCAGAACCTGGGTTTGAAAATCAGTTTGGCATCAACTGGATTGTGAGCCAAAACTTGGTGACATTGACAATATTCAACTCAACAACCGATGTAAATGGCGTATTTACATGTGAAGTTAGCACTGAGAGAGGATTTGgcacttttcagttttcaagcaGTGTCGAAGTTAATATTGTTG CTCCTCCTAGTAACATTGTCACCCCAAGTGATCAAAATGTAAAACCACCAGCTGAGTTGACGTTAAACTGCTCAGCTAatggaaaaccaaaaccaacagTTACCTGGACAAGAGTCTCTGATAACAGTGTTGTCCCTATTAAGCCTAAATTGCTCATAACTGGAGGAAAAGATGCAGGAACTTACAGATGCACTGCTGATAATGGTGTTGGAAATCCTCTGCACAAGGATGTGAAAGTTAATGTTCTGC tTCCTCCCAAGGTTACACTTCCAAAGAGAGTTTTGGTTGGCCGAGAACAGACTGCAACACTAATCTGTGAAGTGGAAGGAAACCCAAAACCTAATATTTCCTGGAGTGGTTGTGATCAACCCAATCATCTGTGTGACAAACAATACCTGAGTGTTTTAAAAGTGCAGAATCCATGTACCAATTACACTTGTACAGGGAGGAATTATCTTGGAAGTGATTCAGCTACCACAGTTCTCA TTATAGGAGGGAATAGGGCGTACATTAGACTGAGTACATGTGGTGAATGTGAAGACAAAGATTCTATTTGGGAGACACTTGAGAATAAG CTTTCAGAGGTCTTTGCAAATACTCAAAGTTATATTGGAGCAAAAGAGATACATGTAAG ttCTAGGTCTGGAAGCCTAATCTTTGATGTGGTCTTAAACTTCAAAAGCGTAGTTACAGATG GTAGCACTTGGCTTATCATTGGTGTCGTCTTGGGAAGTGTTGCCTTAGTAGCactcattgtttttatttactgTGTTTGCAAGAAGATGTTGTGGACTGGAACAAAGG ATTCAAACCAGTTCGTTACGGCTGTGGTGCAGTGA
- the LOC141892260 gene encoding neuronal growth regulator 1-like isoform X4, giving the protein MTIITDHFSKRPVTLNEGNTNATIRWHFVLVYLTFHSLTISFEGQVIAGIKSSKQGPEPGFENQFGINWIVSQNLVTLTIFNSTTDVNGVFTCEVSTERGFGTFQFSSSVEVNIVAPPSNIVTPSDQNVKPPAELTLNCSANGKPKPTVTWTRVSDNSVVPIKPKLLITGGKDAGTYRCTADNGVGNPLHKDVKVNVLLPPKVTLPKRVLVGREQTATLICEVEGNPKPNISWSGCDQPNHLCDKQYLSVLKVQNPCTNYTCTGRNYLGSDSATTVLIIGGNRAYIRLSTCGECEDKDSIWETLENKLSEVFANTQSYIGAKEIHVSSRSGSLIFDVVLNFKSVVTDGSTWLIIGVVLGSVALVALIVFIYCVCKKMLWTGTKGFVTSQNLSFRSFTYLTCTCYELNARLFCIRAQLVCYNLTKSL; this is encoded by the exons atgacaataataacagATCATTTTAGCAAAAGACCGGTAACACTGAATGAGGGAAACACCAATGCTACCATTAGGTGGCATTTTGTTTTAGTGTATTTGACGTTTCATTCCTTGACTATATCGTTTGAAGGGCAAGTCATTGCAGGCATTAAGTCTTCCAAACAAGGGCCAGAACCTGGGTTTGAAAATCAGTTTGGCATCAACTGGATTGTGAGCCAAAACTTGGTGACATTGACAATATTCAACTCAACAACCGATGTAAATGGCGTATTTACATGTGAAGTTAGCACTGAGAGAGGATTTGgcacttttcagttttcaagcaGTGTCGAAGTTAATATTGTTG CTCCTCCTAGTAACATTGTCACCCCAAGTGATCAAAATGTAAAACCACCAGCTGAGTTGACGTTAAACTGCTCAGCTAatggaaaaccaaaaccaacagTTACCTGGACAAGAGTCTCTGATAACAGTGTTGTCCCTATTAAGCCTAAATTGCTCATAACTGGAGGAAAAGATGCAGGAACTTACAGATGCACTGCTGATAATGGTGTTGGAAATCCTCTGCACAAGGATGTGAAAGTTAATGTTCTGC tTCCTCCCAAGGTTACACTTCCAAAGAGAGTTTTGGTTGGCCGAGAACAGACTGCAACACTAATCTGTGAAGTGGAAGGAAACCCAAAACCTAATATTTCCTGGAGTGGTTGTGATCAACCCAATCATCTGTGTGACAAACAATACCTGAGTGTTTTAAAAGTGCAGAATCCATGTACCAATTACACTTGTACAGGGAGGAATTATCTTGGAAGTGATTCAGCTACCACAGTTCTCA TTATAGGAGGGAATAGGGCGTACATTAGACTGAGTACATGTGGTGAATGTGAAGACAAAGATTCTATTTGGGAGACACTTGAGAATAAG CTTTCAGAGGTCTTTGCAAATACTCAAAGTTATATTGGAGCAAAAGAGATACATGTAAG ttCTAGGTCTGGAAGCCTAATCTTTGATGTGGTCTTAAACTTCAAAAGCGTAGTTACAGATG GTAGCACTTGGCTTATCATTGGTGTCGTCTTGGGAAGTGTTGCCTTAGTAGCactcattgtttttatttactgTGTTTGCAAGAAGATGTTGTGGACTGGAACAAAGG gaTTTGTGACATCTCAGAATCTTTCGTTTCGCTCCTTCACTTATCTGACATGTACATGCTATGAACTGAATGCAAGACTGTTTTGTATCAGAGctcaacttgtttgttacAATCTCACAAAGTCTTTGTAG
- the LOC141892260 gene encoding opioid-binding protein/cell adhesion molecule-like isoform X7, whose protein sequence is MTIITDHFSKRPVTLNEGNTNATIRWHFVLVYLTFHSLTISFEGQVIAGIKSSKQGPEPGFENQFGINWIVSQNLVTLTIFNSTTDVNGVFTCEVSTERGFGTFQFSSSVEVNIVAPPSNIVTPSDQNVKPPAELTLNCSANGKPKPTVTWTRVSDNSVVPIKPKLLITGGKDAGTYRCTADNGVGNPLHKDVKVNVLLPPKVTLPKRVLVGREQTATLICEVEGNPKPNISWSGCDQPNHLCDKQYLSVLKVQNPCTNYTCTGRNYLGSDSATTVLIIGGNRAYIRLSTCGECEDKDSIWETLENKLSEVFANTQSYIGAKEIHVSSRSGSLIFDVVLNFKSVVTDGSTWLIIGVVLGSVALVALIVFIYCVCKKMLWTGTKAVATD, encoded by the exons atgacaataataacagATCATTTTAGCAAAAGACCGGTAACACTGAATGAGGGAAACACCAATGCTACCATTAGGTGGCATTTTGTTTTAGTGTATTTGACGTTTCATTCCTTGACTATATCGTTTGAAGGGCAAGTCATTGCAGGCATTAAGTCTTCCAAACAAGGGCCAGAACCTGGGTTTGAAAATCAGTTTGGCATCAACTGGATTGTGAGCCAAAACTTGGTGACATTGACAATATTCAACTCAACAACCGATGTAAATGGCGTATTTACATGTGAAGTTAGCACTGAGAGAGGATTTGgcacttttcagttttcaagcaGTGTCGAAGTTAATATTGTTG CTCCTCCTAGTAACATTGTCACCCCAAGTGATCAAAATGTAAAACCACCAGCTGAGTTGACGTTAAACTGCTCAGCTAatggaaaaccaaaaccaacagTTACCTGGACAAGAGTCTCTGATAACAGTGTTGTCCCTATTAAGCCTAAATTGCTCATAACTGGAGGAAAAGATGCAGGAACTTACAGATGCACTGCTGATAATGGTGTTGGAAATCCTCTGCACAAGGATGTGAAAGTTAATGTTCTGC tTCCTCCCAAGGTTACACTTCCAAAGAGAGTTTTGGTTGGCCGAGAACAGACTGCAACACTAATCTGTGAAGTGGAAGGAAACCCAAAACCTAATATTTCCTGGAGTGGTTGTGATCAACCCAATCATCTGTGTGACAAACAATACCTGAGTGTTTTAAAAGTGCAGAATCCATGTACCAATTACACTTGTACAGGGAGGAATTATCTTGGAAGTGATTCAGCTACCACAGTTCTCA TTATAGGAGGGAATAGGGCGTACATTAGACTGAGTACATGTGGTGAATGTGAAGACAAAGATTCTATTTGGGAGACACTTGAGAATAAG CTTTCAGAGGTCTTTGCAAATACTCAAAGTTATATTGGAGCAAAAGAGATACATGTAAG ttCTAGGTCTGGAAGCCTAATCTTTGATGTGGTCTTAAACTTCAAAAGCGTAGTTACAGATG GTAGCACTTGGCTTATCATTGGTGTCGTCTTGGGAAGTGTTGCCTTAGTAGCactcattgtttttatttactgTGTTTGCAAGAAGATGTTGTGGACTGGAACAAAGG ccGTTGCTACTGATTGA